One Sodalinema gerasimenkoae IPPAS B-353 DNA segment encodes these proteins:
- a CDS encoding DUF4330 domain-containing protein yields MKLLDSKGRLFGKISLLDIGAIAIIFSVFVAVFLVPGTGGSVAQVNLNTRPVEVTVIVRGLSVFDANDFVEKLRDEGETNIIIRNQPHGKIDILNVERLPRTLAIPQPDGTVAALEDPRSEELYSVNLMLTLAGNARMTDSGPVLGNSKLKIGTPVELEGTLYNFNGSVINVNLDP; encoded by the coding sequence ATGAAACTCTTGGACTCAAAGGGTCGTCTATTTGGGAAGATTAGCCTTCTCGACATTGGGGCGATCGCCATTATTTTTTCGGTCTTCGTGGCCGTGTTTCTGGTTCCAGGAACCGGAGGCTCAGTGGCTCAGGTGAACCTCAATACTCGCCCCGTGGAAGTGACGGTTATCGTCCGTGGCTTAAGCGTCTTCGACGCCAATGACTTTGTTGAAAAACTCCGCGACGAAGGAGAAACCAACATTATCATCCGTAACCAGCCCCACGGTAAAATCGATATTCTCAACGTAGAGCGACTCCCCCGCACCCTGGCGATTCCCCAACCCGATGGAACCGTCGCCGCCTTAGAAGATCCGCGATCAGAAGAACTCTATAGTGTGAATCTGATGCTAACCCTGGCCGGGAATGCTCGCATGACGGACAGCGGCCCCGTCTTAGGCAACAGCAAACTAAAAATTGGCACCCCCGTTGAGTTAGAAGGAACTCTGTATAACTTCAATGGTAGCGTCATCAACGTCAACCTAGATCCTTAG
- a CDS encoding caspase family protein, which produces MKRRGFLEQSAWLLAATTATGFVFRDLPWQAAIADPLVKKRALLLGINRYPDATGSDLNGAVTDVALQKQVLRHRFGFRSEDILTLTDDQATRGQFLETFQGHFADLSSSDVVWLHFSGYGSQVQPSPESEAVEPSLVMADGLDLPLSSLWLLLRSLPTPKIITVLDTSYTYPGTPLLGNLRVRSRPSPTVAQLDNKHRQFQEQRRGNLKANLKRDTPGWVISAASLPQVATESQWQGFSCGLLTYALTQQLWWLSPEASLTNLLTRTEQLVETFAGAEQTPTICRSGLERCDLPAELPPPLVPQLAALGADGVILARESGNDPFKLWLGGLPVTVLNRYGSGSVFSVLPEPGTPPQGEVKLQVRSRSGLNAAAQLWGSPESQASEIAPGRLLRESVRILPRSLPLTVALDSRLERIERVDATSAFSGIRDVNSVLAGEQPADCVFGRVRRATIAQTYSTDLVQLPKDQGTYGLFSVGRELIPNSIGEDDEAIKKSVQRLVPQLQALLAAKWLTLTLNEGASRLGVRGTLSVLDSEQSVVLQRQTRRARRAKGVRPLTGVEGTLDIPAGSQVQYKLENLGDRPVYYLLFGLDSSGRAVGFYPYETVTDGNPPTLQQPPLNPGESIVLPWTEAETWSVGRPIGTVSMKLICCDRPFGQALTLLAARQNSPRNPRSLTPLETPLKVAQAILSDLHRASLRKTDPEAFPSDVYALDMDVWTTLNFVYRVV; this is translated from the coding sequence ATGAAACGACGGGGTTTTCTAGAACAATCCGCCTGGCTGTTGGCTGCGACAACAGCTACGGGGTTCGTCTTCAGAGATCTCCCCTGGCAGGCTGCCATTGCCGATCCCCTGGTCAAGAAACGGGCCTTACTCCTTGGCATTAACCGTTATCCCGATGCCACCGGGAGCGACTTGAACGGGGCCGTAACCGATGTTGCCCTGCAAAAACAGGTTCTACGGCATCGCTTTGGCTTTAGGTCCGAGGATATACTGACCCTCACCGATGACCAAGCCACCCGAGGCCAATTCCTAGAAACCTTCCAAGGCCATTTTGCCGATCTCAGCAGTAGCGATGTGGTCTGGCTCCATTTTAGTGGCTATGGCTCCCAGGTGCAGCCCTCCCCAGAGTCCGAAGCCGTCGAACCCAGTTTAGTCATGGCCGATGGCTTAGATTTACCCCTCAGCAGCCTCTGGTTACTGCTGCGATCGCTCCCCACCCCCAAAATCATCACCGTTCTCGATACCAGCTACACCTATCCCGGAACTCCCCTACTGGGCAATCTGAGAGTGCGATCGCGCCCCAGTCCCACCGTTGCCCAACTCGACAACAAACACCGGCAATTTCAAGAGCAACGACGGGGTAACCTCAAAGCCAACCTGAAACGAGACACACCCGGTTGGGTCATCTCCGCCGCCTCCCTGCCACAGGTTGCCACCGAAAGTCAATGGCAGGGATTTAGTTGTGGACTCCTAACCTATGCCCTCACGCAACAACTCTGGTGGCTCTCTCCAGAAGCCTCCCTCACCAATCTCCTCACCCGCACCGAACAACTCGTCGAGACCTTTGCCGGGGCCGAACAAACCCCGACCATTTGCCGCAGCGGTCTAGAACGTTGTGATCTCCCCGCAGAACTCCCCCCTCCCCTCGTCCCCCAACTCGCCGCCTTAGGGGCCGACGGAGTTATTTTGGCACGAGAATCGGGCAACGATCCCTTTAAACTCTGGTTAGGGGGCTTACCCGTCACCGTCCTCAATCGCTATGGAAGCGGATCAGTATTTTCCGTGTTACCCGAACCCGGTACACCGCCCCAGGGTGAGGTTAAACTTCAAGTGCGATCGCGCTCGGGCCTCAATGCCGCGGCCCAACTCTGGGGCAGTCCTGAAAGCCAGGCCAGTGAGATTGCACCAGGGCGACTATTACGAGAGTCCGTGCGAATCTTACCGCGCAGCCTGCCGCTGACGGTAGCCCTCGATAGTCGCCTAGAACGCATTGAACGAGTCGATGCCACCAGTGCCTTTTCCGGGATTCGTGATGTCAACTCCGTCTTAGCCGGGGAACAACCCGCCGATTGCGTTTTTGGCCGCGTCCGTCGAGCGACGATTGCTCAAACCTACTCCACGGATTTAGTGCAACTTCCCAAAGACCAGGGAACCTATGGCCTATTTTCCGTCGGCCGGGAACTCATCCCCAATAGTATCGGCGAAGACGATGAAGCCATCAAAAAATCCGTCCAGCGCCTCGTTCCCCAACTGCAAGCCCTCCTGGCGGCAAAATGGCTCACTCTGACTCTCAATGAAGGGGCCTCGCGGTTGGGAGTCCGGGGAACCTTAAGTGTCCTCGACTCAGAGCAATCTGTAGTCCTACAACGGCAGACTCGTCGGGCCCGCCGGGCCAAGGGGGTACGTCCTCTGACGGGGGTGGAGGGAACCCTCGACATTCCCGCAGGCAGTCAAGTGCAATATAAACTAGAGAACCTCGGCGATCGCCCGGTCTATTATCTCCTGTTTGGCCTCGATAGTAGTGGTCGGGCCGTAGGGTTCTATCCCTATGAAACGGTGACCGACGGCAATCCTCCCACCCTGCAACAACCCCCCCTCAATCCCGGCGAGTCCATCGTACTTCCCTGGACGGAAGCGGAAACCTGGTCCGTGGGACGACCGATTGGGACGGTATCGATGAAACTCATCTGTTGCGATCGCCCCTTCGGTCAGGCCCTAACCCTCCTCGCGGCCCGGCAAAACTCCCCCCGCAATCCCCGCAGTCTCACTCCCCTGGAGACTCCCTTAAAGGTGGCTCAAGCGATTCTTAGTGATTTGCATCGGGCCAGTCTGCGCAAAACCGATCCCGAGGCCTTCCCCAGCGATGTCTATGCGTTGGATATGGATGTTTGGACGACGTTGAATTTTGTCTATCGGGTGGTTTAG
- a CDS encoding M48 family metallopeptidase, which translates to MSWFSKVLSGRLRHLLYGTLSLVTAVSVIVVSSPVSYGFSLFDILPSVVEVIQISSMSDEQEVALGRQINDRLVRDVRVYNNRQVNDYVNAIGQRLVGVSSRPSLPFTFQVVEDDNINAFATLGGFVYVNTGLIRRADNEAELAGVIAHEIAHVTEKHVLARLRQAAIAQGVLNATGVDPDVLVNIAYELVINRPNSRSAEYEADEVGLQLLLAGNYAPVGMVNFFERLLSSGGGLPQFLNTHPDTRNRVARLRQNIDPSRAASGHGLDAQAYRQQIQPLL; encoded by the coding sequence ATGTCTTGGTTTTCTAAGGTTTTGTCTGGCCGACTCCGTCACCTCCTCTATGGAACCCTCTCCCTGGTGACGGCTGTTTCGGTGATTGTTGTCTCCTCACCCGTAAGCTACGGCTTTTCTCTGTTTGATATCCTCCCCAGTGTGGTTGAGGTGATTCAGATTTCCTCAATGTCCGATGAACAGGAGGTGGCCCTGGGCCGGCAAATTAATGATCGCCTGGTCCGAGATGTGCGAGTCTACAATAATCGCCAAGTGAATGACTATGTCAATGCCATTGGCCAACGGCTGGTGGGGGTGAGCAGTCGCCCCAGTTTACCCTTTACCTTCCAAGTGGTGGAGGATGATAATATTAACGCCTTTGCCACCCTCGGCGGCTTTGTCTATGTCAATACGGGACTGATTCGTCGGGCCGATAACGAGGCGGAATTGGCGGGGGTGATTGCCCATGAAATCGCCCATGTGACGGAAAAACACGTCTTGGCTCGGTTACGTCAAGCGGCGATCGCCCAGGGGGTTCTCAATGCCACCGGCGTCGATCCTGATGTCTTGGTGAATATCGCCTATGAATTGGTGATTAATCGCCCCAACAGCCGCAGTGCCGAATATGAAGCTGATGAGGTGGGACTACAACTTCTACTGGCGGGGAATTACGCCCCAGTGGGCATGGTGAACTTCTTTGAACGACTCCTCAGTAGCGGTGGGGGTTTACCGCAATTCCTCAATACCCACCCCGATACCCGTAACCGTGTCGCTCGTCTGCGGCAAAACATTGACCCTTCCCGCGCGGCTTCGGGCCATGGCTTGGACGCTCAGGCCTATCGCCAACAGATTCAACCTCTCCTGTAG
- a CDS encoding glycosyltransferase gives MAKTPHKLLVLSTPVGPLGTGLGGGVELTLFNMAQVLEQRGYSLTVLAPQGSKLPPLAIDTLPGALQDTAQSQGRQTPITLPPQSVLAAMCETARQRQSQFDAIVNFAYDWLPFFLTPFFEIPIFHFVSMGSLNDGMDEVVQKAVQSHPQRVTFYTRTQAATFGLDDHQGLYIPSGLDLSLYDFCDRPGTPLAWVGRIAPEKGLEDAVAAIGETGDEMTVWGVMQCPDYWDEIRQRYPQAKVTYGGFLPTEALQTALGQCRGLVMTSKWVEAFGNVAIEALACGVPVVSYRRGGPAEIIRDGETGWLVDPDSVAGLVAGIEKLPQLSRLACRQQAEAEYSLAAMGDRLEQWLSQSSPTQELCH, from the coding sequence ATGGCTAAGACTCCCCACAAGCTATTGGTCCTGTCTACCCCCGTCGGCCCCTTGGGAACAGGCTTAGGGGGAGGGGTGGAGTTAACTCTGTTTAATATGGCCCAGGTTTTAGAACAACGGGGGTACTCCCTCACGGTGTTGGCCCCGCAAGGGTCCAAGTTACCCCCGTTAGCCATCGATACCCTACCTGGGGCCTTACAGGATACGGCCCAAAGTCAGGGACGACAAACCCCCATTACCCTCCCCCCTCAGTCGGTGTTGGCGGCCATGTGTGAGACGGCCCGACAACGTCAGTCTCAGTTTGATGCCATCGTTAATTTTGCCTATGATTGGCTCCCCTTTTTCCTAACTCCCTTTTTTGAGATTCCCATCTTCCATTTTGTTAGTATGGGGTCTTTGAATGATGGGATGGATGAGGTGGTGCAGAAAGCGGTCCAGTCCCACCCGCAACGAGTCACCTTTTATACCCGCACGCAAGCGGCAACCTTTGGCTTAGATGACCATCAGGGCCTCTATATCCCCAGTGGTTTGGATTTATCGCTCTATGATTTCTGCGATCGCCCCGGAACTCCGTTAGCCTGGGTGGGGCGAATCGCTCCCGAAAAAGGGTTAGAGGATGCTGTGGCGGCCATTGGTGAAACTGGCGACGAAATGACAGTTTGGGGGGTGATGCAATGTCCTGATTATTGGGATGAGATTCGCCAACGTTATCCCCAGGCGAAGGTTACCTATGGGGGATTTTTGCCCACGGAGGCCTTACAGACGGCTTTAGGGCAATGTCGAGGCCTGGTGATGACCTCGAAATGGGTCGAAGCCTTTGGCAATGTGGCGATTGAGGCCCTCGCCTGTGGGGTTCCCGTGGTGTCCTATCGTCGTGGGGGCCCCGCTGAGATTATCCGTGATGGGGAAACGGGTTGGTTGGTAGACCCCGATTCTGTGGCGGGTTTGGTGGCCGGGATTGAGAAACTCCCCCAGTTAAGCCGTTTGGCTTGTCGTCAACAAGCGGAGGCGGAGTATTCCCTCGCGGCGATGGGCGATCGCCTGGAACAATGGCTGTCCCAATCTTCTCCAACTCAGGAACTATGCCATTAA
- a CDS encoding lipid-A-disaccharide synthase-related protein, which produces MGEKLLCLSNGHGEDAIAVRILQPLQQHSQAPELAALPLVGEGRAYQQLPEVPIVGPVKAMPSGGFVYMDGRELWRDVRGGLLGLTWAQWRVVRKWGKQGGKILAVGDIVPLLLAWLSGAPYCFVGTAKSEYYLRDEIGPLQRRSWFEKLESWSGCVYLPWERALMRSKRCQAVFPRDGLTTERLQEMGIRAYNLGNPMMDGLQAKPVVPEGEQGRPLTILLLPGSRVPEAHRNWEQLLRAVDGVQRSQIDRPLTVLAAIAPGLDLDPFVRALDAYGWQATTKEVSGVNDDQAQRFSFNQGLLALSQNAFADCLRQADLAIALAGTATEQFVGLGKPAIAFPGEGPQYTAAFAEAQGRLLGQSLIRVAGPEQVAGIVQRLLQDPDWHQLIAENGRRRLGLPGAGERIAKDVLQLLFGVE; this is translated from the coding sequence ATGGGTGAAAAACTTCTGTGTTTAAGTAATGGTCATGGCGAGGATGCGATCGCCGTGCGGATTTTGCAGCCGCTACAACAGCATTCTCAGGCCCCGGAATTGGCCGCCTTACCTCTGGTGGGGGAAGGACGGGCCTATCAACAATTGCCCGAGGTGCCGATTGTCGGCCCCGTGAAAGCGATGCCGTCTGGAGGCTTTGTCTATATGGATGGCCGGGAACTTTGGCGGGATGTGCGTGGGGGACTGTTGGGCTTAACCTGGGCCCAATGGCGAGTGGTGCGAAAATGGGGGAAACAGGGGGGTAAAATTCTCGCCGTGGGGGATATTGTGCCCCTGTTACTGGCTTGGTTGAGTGGGGCCCCCTATTGTTTTGTGGGAACGGCTAAGTCTGAGTATTATCTGCGGGATGAAATTGGCCCCCTGCAACGACGTAGTTGGTTTGAGAAATTAGAGAGTTGGTCTGGTTGCGTCTATTTGCCCTGGGAACGGGCCTTGATGCGCTCAAAACGCTGTCAGGCGGTGTTTCCTCGGGATGGGTTAACCACGGAACGACTGCAAGAGATGGGGATTCGGGCCTATAACCTGGGAAACCCGATGATGGATGGGTTGCAGGCCAAACCCGTTGTTCCTGAGGGGGAACAGGGTCGTCCGTTAACTATTCTCCTCTTACCTGGTTCTCGGGTTCCCGAAGCTCATCGTAACTGGGAACAACTTTTACGAGCCGTGGATGGGGTGCAACGGTCTCAGATTGATCGACCTTTGACGGTTCTGGCGGCGATCGCCCCCGGTTTAGATCTCGACCCCTTTGTGCGGGCCCTGGATGCCTATGGTTGGCAAGCAACAACAAAAGAGGTGTCAGGGGTCAACGATGATCAGGCCCAACGCTTTAGCTTTAATCAGGGACTCCTGGCCCTGAGTCAAAATGCCTTTGCGGACTGTTTACGCCAAGCGGATTTAGCCATTGCCTTAGCGGGAACCGCCACGGAGCAATTTGTGGGGTTGGGGAAACCGGCCATCGCCTTTCCTGGAGAGGGGCCCCAATATACCGCCGCCTTTGCTGAGGCCCAAGGTCGTCTGTTGGGACAATCCCTGATTCGGGTTGCAGGGCCCGAACAGGTAGCCGGGATCGTGCAGCGGTTACTGCAAGATCCCGATTGGCATCAACTTATCGCCGAAAATGGTCGTCGTCGTCTGGGACTCCCTGGTGCTGGGGAACGGATTGCCAAGGATGTCCTACAATTGTTGTTTGGGGTTGAATAA
- a CDS encoding glycosyltransferase 61 family protein — translation MTLANQPHFVPILTAPTDPEGYEQLLEVFNTCQNHQAALNAGLKAIEYGSQSPPLFYQVALLYQTLDQLELAHQYYQTCLSLDTHYAPALYNLSFLCFHNKQPVEALEYHERLRQINPEFATSAFYDPLGKHFLESGSYSYALTCFLASLDLNPTPSSAVNSGITYRKLGEYERAIEYYKIALSLDSESSWATFSLGNVYYDLNRFPEAMTYYDKARHLYPSRVEAHIQYAWAAAKLQQYDIAIQAALDALLYCQSHRKIYKLLAHIFEQKGHSNWVTPCLEGQLPSHFDKQLQEKNAQRWYPLNSNYKYHWHSLHPAQVWDVPYPKTIESEIHPCFLTRRRYLAETFVVQIPNGRAYYRFDPSVATSDNQSIPAVSCTRAVENPDKLPSLQDLGDRAIFIPQRFSNNYYHWTFDTLPRLALIQQAGFEIHPSARIVVNAPIHPFHQQSLAQLNLSQEQLLFSNCCHITAKELLVPSLLGDSYSTPTPWMCQFLRDSFQPHPLPQPRRRLYLRRGNTNYRQVLNEEAVIRLLENYGFEAISPGSLSFPEQVATLAAAEVVVAPHGAGNTNLVYCPPGTAVIEIFSPEYVVDFYWLLSQAAQLDYGYLLGEDLANLPQFQDKRNYFGRHCHDIWVDLEKLRATLEMI, via the coding sequence ATGACCCTTGCGAATCAGCCCCACTTTGTCCCGATTCTCACCGCTCCCACTGACCCGGAGGGCTATGAACAGCTTCTGGAGGTGTTTAACACTTGCCAAAACCATCAAGCCGCCCTTAACGCTGGCTTAAAAGCCATTGAGTATGGAAGTCAAAGCCCTCCACTGTTCTATCAGGTGGCTCTCCTTTATCAAACTCTCGATCAGCTAGAGCTAGCACACCAGTACTATCAAACCTGTTTGTCTCTGGATACTCACTATGCTCCAGCTTTATACAATCTTTCTTTTTTGTGCTTCCACAATAAGCAGCCCGTTGAAGCATTAGAGTATCATGAACGTCTGAGACAAATAAATCCTGAATTTGCTACTTCTGCTTTTTATGATCCCCTAGGGAAGCACTTTCTTGAATCCGGGTCTTACTCGTATGCTCTTACCTGTTTCTTGGCGAGCTTAGACCTTAATCCGACTCCAAGTTCTGCCGTAAATAGCGGGATTACTTACCGAAAGTTGGGTGAATACGAGCGGGCTATTGAATACTATAAAATTGCCCTTTCTCTGGATTCAGAATCGAGTTGGGCGACCTTCAGCTTGGGGAACGTTTATTATGATTTAAACCGTTTTCCTGAGGCAATGACTTACTATGACAAAGCGCGTCATCTCTATCCTAGTCGGGTCGAGGCTCATATTCAATATGCCTGGGCGGCTGCAAAGCTGCAACAGTATGACATCGCCATCCAGGCGGCGTTGGATGCCCTACTTTATTGTCAGAGCCATCGCAAAATCTATAAATTGCTCGCTCATATCTTTGAGCAAAAAGGACATTCTAATTGGGTTACACCCTGTTTAGAAGGTCAGCTTCCTAGCCATTTTGATAAGCAACTGCAAGAAAAAAATGCCCAACGTTGGTACCCTTTAAATTCTAACTATAAATATCATTGGCATTCCCTCCATCCTGCTCAAGTGTGGGATGTGCCCTATCCCAAGACAATCGAATCCGAAATTCATCCCTGCTTTTTGACCCGTCGTCGCTATTTAGCAGAAACCTTTGTGGTTCAAATTCCCAACGGACGAGCCTATTATCGATTTGACCCCAGTGTCGCCACATCCGACAATCAATCGATTCCAGCCGTATCTTGTACCCGAGCGGTTGAGAATCCAGATAAATTACCGTCTTTACAAGATTTGGGCGATCGCGCCATCTTTATTCCCCAGCGTTTTAGCAATAACTACTACCATTGGACCTTTGATACTCTACCCCGACTGGCCCTTATACAACAAGCGGGATTTGAGATTCACCCGAGCGCTCGCATCGTGGTGAATGCTCCCATTCATCCCTTCCATCAACAAAGTTTAGCCCAACTGAACCTGAGCCAAGAACAGCTGCTTTTTAGCAACTGCTGTCATATTACCGCCAAGGAACTACTCGTTCCCAGCCTGTTGGGGGATAGCTATAGCACCCCAACCCCTTGGATGTGTCAATTTCTGCGAGACAGCTTTCAACCGCACCCCCTCCCCCAGCCTCGGCGACGACTCTATCTGCGTCGAGGAAATACCAACTATCGACAAGTTCTCAACGAAGAGGCCGTCATTCGCCTGTTGGAGAACTATGGATTTGAAGCCATTTCCCCCGGAAGTCTCTCCTTCCCCGAACAAGTCGCCACCCTAGCGGCGGCGGAGGTGGTTGTGGCCCCCCATGGAGCGGGGAATACCAATCTCGTCTATTGTCCTCCCGGAACGGCGGTGATTGAAATCTTTTCACCGGAGTATGTGGTGGACTTTTACTGGCTACTCAGTCAGGCGGCTCAATTGGATTATGGCTATCTGCTGGGGGAAGATTTAGCCAATCTGCCCCAGTTCCAGGATAAACGCAACTATTTTGGCCGGCATTGTCACGATATTTGGGTTGATTTGGAGAAATTACGAGCCACTCTGGAAATGATATAG
- a CDS encoding DUF1868 domain-containing protein → MDNTYQDYLERIAHLTTPATHGSKLEHIVESPKFRPAEDGQRHPVSFPGYSIITPPGREDRANAEFYQVMADCQRRIAQRLGASLFAVVPPESFHVTLADLIWDGAYEEACYDPQFDHKLQQCIGEIFEQIQPSLSSPQSPQWQMSGLVVMPRAIAVTLNPRNEAAYDRIIALRRALYQSRALMELGIEQQYNLTAHVTLGYFGSTTEPLDCPALAQFLDGCAQDAMAAAPPFWVKRAELRKFTDMTRYERSPDFPVLSL, encoded by the coding sequence TTGGATAATACCTATCAAGACTATTTAGAGCGCATTGCTCATCTGACGACTCCGGCCACTCATGGCAGTAAGCTCGAACATATTGTGGAGTCACCGAAGTTCAGGCCCGCAGAGGATGGCCAACGCCACCCTGTGTCTTTTCCCGGTTATAGCATTATCACGCCGCCGGGAAGGGAGGATCGAGCGAATGCTGAGTTCTATCAGGTGATGGCCGATTGTCAACGTCGCATCGCACAACGTCTTGGGGCCAGTCTGTTTGCGGTGGTTCCCCCGGAGAGTTTTCATGTGACGCTGGCGGATCTAATTTGGGATGGGGCCTATGAGGAAGCCTGCTACGATCCTCAGTTTGATCACAAGCTGCAACAGTGTATTGGGGAGATTTTTGAGCAGATTCAACCTAGCCTCAGCAGTCCTCAATCTCCGCAATGGCAGATGAGCGGTTTGGTAGTGATGCCACGGGCGATCGCCGTCACGCTCAATCCCCGCAATGAGGCGGCCTATGATCGCATTATTGCCCTCCGTCGCGCTCTCTATCAAAGTCGCGCCTTAATGGAGTTGGGCATTGAGCAACAGTATAATCTCACGGCTCATGTCACCTTAGGCTATTTCGGCAGCACCACCGAGCCTCTCGATTGTCCGGCCTTGGCTCAGTTCCTCGATGGTTGTGCTCAGGACGCTATGGCCGCTGCTCCACCCTTTTGGGTCAAACGAGCTGAGTTACGCAAGTTTACAGATATGACCCGTTATGAGCGATCGCCCGATTTCCCGGTCTTGAGTTTATAG
- a CDS encoding class I SAM-dependent methyltransferase, which produces MAVDPTTITPIQPVNPVQPPPQPPSNNSKDGNSPITDRDYLDKIVTQNTRKYTVAKAEFSVPCMPSMVDQALKLLQDYCAVLGKPGTPEEQQKLREFLGQKLREGFKASPHSRLVMMCVPAKPEVGLLGGVSIQTKVISESLSDKYTTWPKTRPDPLFGSEPDFKVMDVAASLGEASQVRVLDVGAGPGRNSLPLARRGHPVHALELTPVFAEKLVQAAKPENLPIEVAIGNVLDPLVRMQPYYYHYVVSSEVISHFRDAQELRLFFGKMSDALMTGGKLLVSLFLTEGGYEPTDLVRELGEVSFSSIFTPAELRQSIEGLPLKMLTVEAALEYEKQHYQGSSWPPTPWYEGWCSGRNLFPIEKKPPTQLYWVLMERS; this is translated from the coding sequence ATGGCAGTCGATCCCACCACCATCACCCCCATTCAACCGGTCAACCCTGTTCAACCGCCTCCCCAACCCCCCAGCAACAACTCCAAAGATGGCAACAGTCCCATCACCGATCGAGACTATCTCGACAAAATTGTTACCCAAAATACTCGCAAATACACCGTTGCCAAGGCGGAGTTTTCGGTGCCCTGTATGCCCTCGATGGTGGATCAGGCATTGAAACTGCTGCAAGACTACTGTGCCGTACTTGGCAAGCCGGGAACTCCCGAAGAGCAACAGAAGTTGAGAGAGTTTCTCGGGCAGAAGTTGAGAGAAGGGTTTAAGGCATCTCCCCATTCCCGCCTGGTGATGATGTGTGTCCCCGCGAAGCCTGAAGTGGGCCTGCTAGGGGGAGTTTCGATTCAGACGAAGGTGATTTCCGAGTCCTTGAGCGATAAGTACACCACTTGGCCCAAAACCCGTCCAGATCCCCTATTTGGCAGTGAACCAGATTTCAAAGTCATGGATGTCGCCGCCTCCTTGGGGGAAGCGAGTCAGGTACGGGTGTTAGACGTAGGAGCGGGCCCCGGACGCAATAGTTTACCCCTAGCTCGCCGTGGTCATCCGGTTCATGCTCTCGAACTCACGCCGGTGTTTGCCGAGAAACTGGTGCAAGCTGCCAAACCGGAGAATTTACCCATCGAAGTGGCGATCGGCAATGTCTTAGATCCCCTCGTACGGATGCAGCCTTACTACTATCACTATGTGGTTTCCTCTGAGGTGATTTCCCATTTCCGAGATGCCCAAGAGTTACGCCTGTTTTTCGGCAAAATGTCGGATGCTCTCATGACGGGAGGGAAGTTACTGGTGAGTCTATTTTTAACGGAAGGGGGCTATGAACCGACGGATTTGGTACGGGAGTTAGGGGAGGTATCCTTCTCCTCCATCTTCACTCCAGCGGAGTTACGGCAATCCATTGAGGGCTTACCGTTAAAAATGCTCACTGTCGAGGCGGCGTTGGAGTATGAGAAACAGCATTATCAAGGCTCATCCTGGCCTCCCACTCCCTGGTATGAGGGTTGGTGTTCTGGGCGTAACTTGTTCCCGATTGAGAAGAAGCCCCCGACTCAGTTGTATTGGGTGTTAATGGAACGCTCTTAG